The following are from one region of the Pseudazoarcus pumilus genome:
- a CDS encoding LysR substrate-binding domain-containing protein translates to MAEYDDMVVRLPPLYALRTFMIAAHSASFARAAEELCVTPAAISRGIKSLEDCVGVRLFNRTHRRVELTAEGRRYFEELGDVFERMALATQNVTARQSHRALRVCAYPSFVMNWLIPRWCTYDNRAFDVYFLTTMSHDVNFEHGEIDAAVLSDRADYPGCRSDLLFTAHLIPVCSPALLGGGAPLQKIKDLDRVVMLHSDTRPNDWQYWLAANAAEVLTDEREGLRFESSNLMYEAAKAGVGVAIGIREVVQRDLATGSLVIPFGHARFAPCPYYLIYPDDREPHPALVPFRNWVIAEYHR, encoded by the coding sequence TTGGCGGAATACGACGATATGGTGGTCCGGCTGCCTCCTCTCTATGCGTTGCGCACCTTCATGATTGCTGCACATAGCGCTAGCTTCGCCCGTGCAGCTGAAGAGCTGTGTGTCACGCCGGCGGCAATTAGCCGGGGGATCAAGTCACTTGAGGACTGCGTCGGTGTGCGCCTTTTCAACCGAACTCATCGCAGGGTTGAGTTGACCGCTGAGGGGCGGCGCTACTTCGAGGAGCTTGGCGACGTGTTCGAGCGCATGGCGCTAGCGACGCAGAACGTCACCGCACGGCAGTCGCACCGGGCGCTGCGCGTCTGCGCTTATCCCAGTTTCGTCATGAATTGGCTGATTCCGCGCTGGTGTACGTATGACAACCGTGCATTCGATGTTTATTTCCTGACCACGATGAGCCACGATGTTAATTTCGAGCATGGCGAGATTGACGCCGCCGTACTCAGCGACCGCGCTGATTACCCCGGCTGCCGGTCAGATTTGCTATTCACGGCGCATCTCATCCCTGTTTGCAGCCCGGCCTTGCTCGGCGGGGGCGCTCCGCTGCAAAAGATCAAAGACCTCGACCGTGTTGTGATGCTTCATTCAGACACGCGTCCAAACGACTGGCAATACTGGCTTGCCGCGAACGCCGCCGAGGTACTGACTGATGAACGTGAGGGACTCCGCTTCGAGAGTTCAAACTTGATGTACGAGGCGGCGAAGGCGGGCGTGGGGGTTGCCATCGGAATCCGTGAGGTCGTGCAACGTGACCTTGCTACAGGCTCGCTCGTCATTCCGTTCGGGCATGCCCGGTTCGCGCCGTGTCCCTATTACCTCATCTATCCCGATGACCGTGAACCTCATCCGGCCCTCGTTCCGTTTCGCAACTGGGTGATTGCGGAATATCACCGCTGA
- a CDS encoding PAS domain S-box protein, with product MLKLFRSNSSADIVSAIEQTQGVIEFALDGTILRANGNFLGLMGYTLDEVRGQHHRMFVSPEEANSAEYRNFWSELREGKSQTAEFRRLNKRGEPVWIQATYTPIRRGQRVTRIIKFASDITAQVRARADIESQIAAINRAQAVIEFAPDGTILHANDNFLGLMGYTLAEVQGRKHSLFVSESHARSDEYARFWERLRAGQFQTAEYCRLAKGGREVWIHATYNPILDPEGRVVKVIKFASDITADFERKREFEVLSLVANETDNAIIITDAAGLVQYVNNGFTKLTGYTPEEVRGKKPGPVLQGPATDPDTVARVRHCIQNRQPFYDEILNYDKDGTPYWISMAINPVFGKDGRLEHFISIQANITHTKEMSLEAERRFAAISVSNGVAEFDTDGRIVRANRYMTGRLGFPDERQLLAHTAELKSIVGEQHLHKLLAGEQIITEFAMHDAQGQPRQFKGTFCPIADSEGQIRLVVVYCTDEQTKHEAAQVTDREMGRVQESSRKVADIIGSINEITEKTNLLALNAAIEAARAGESGRGFAVVADEVRKLAQQSSASAQQINQLIAESSERIDRLSQSLRNLRGM from the coding sequence ATGCTCAAGCTCTTCCGCAGCAATTCGTCCGCCGACATCGTTTCCGCCATCGAGCAGACCCAGGGCGTCATCGAGTTCGCGCTCGACGGCACCATCCTGCGCGCCAACGGCAACTTCCTCGGCCTGATGGGATATACGCTGGACGAGGTGCGCGGCCAGCACCACCGCATGTTCGTCAGCCCGGAGGAGGCCAACAGTGCCGAGTACCGCAACTTCTGGAGCGAGCTGCGCGAAGGCAAATCGCAGACCGCAGAGTTCCGGCGCCTGAACAAGCGCGGCGAGCCGGTATGGATTCAGGCCACCTACACGCCGATCCGGCGCGGTCAGCGCGTCACCCGCATCATCAAGTTCGCCAGCGACATCACGGCCCAGGTCAGGGCGCGTGCCGACATCGAGTCACAGATCGCCGCCATCAACCGCGCCCAGGCCGTCATCGAGTTCGCGCCAGACGGCACCATCTTGCACGCCAACGACAACTTCCTGGGCCTGATGGGCTACACGCTGGCCGAGGTGCAGGGCAGGAAGCACAGCCTGTTCGTCTCCGAGAGCCACGCGCGCTCGGACGAGTACGCACGCTTCTGGGAGCGCCTGCGCGCCGGACAATTCCAGACCGCCGAGTATTGCCGGCTCGCCAAGGGCGGCCGCGAGGTGTGGATCCACGCCACCTACAACCCCATCCTCGACCCCGAAGGCCGGGTGGTGAAGGTCATCAAGTTCGCCAGCGACATCACCGCGGACTTCGAGCGCAAGCGGGAATTCGAGGTGCTCTCGCTGGTAGCCAACGAGACCGACAACGCCATCATCATCACCGACGCCGCGGGTCTGGTGCAGTACGTGAACAACGGCTTCACCAAACTCACCGGCTACACGCCCGAGGAAGTACGCGGCAAGAAGCCCGGCCCGGTGCTGCAGGGGCCCGCCACCGACCCGGACACGGTCGCGCGCGTGCGCCACTGCATCCAGAACCGCCAGCCCTTCTACGACGAGATCCTCAACTACGACAAGGACGGCACGCCGTACTGGATCTCGATGGCCATCAACCCGGTGTTCGGCAAGGACGGCCGGCTCGAACACTTCATCTCGATCCAGGCCAACATCACCCACACCAAGGAGATGTCGCTGGAGGCCGAACGCCGCTTCGCCGCCATCAGCGTCAGCAACGGCGTGGCCGAGTTCGACACCGATGGCCGCATCGTACGTGCCAACCGCTACATGACCGGGCGACTCGGCTTCCCCGACGAGCGTCAGTTGCTCGCGCACACCGCCGAACTCAAGTCCATCGTCGGCGAGCAACACCTGCACAAGCTGCTCGCCGGCGAGCAGATCATCACCGAGTTCGCGATGCACGACGCGCAGGGCCAGCCCCGTCAGTTCAAGGGCACCTTCTGCCCCATCGCCGATTCGGAAGGGCAGATCCGCCTCGTCGTCGTGTATTGCACCGACGAGCAGACCAAGCACGAAGCCGCCCAGGTCACCGACCGCGAAATGGGCCGCGTGCAGGAATCGAGCCGCAAGGTGGCCGACATCATCGGCAGCATCAACGAGATCACCGAGAAGACCAACCTGCTCGCACTCAACGCCGCCATCGAGGCCGCCCGCGCCGGCGAATCGGGGCGCGGCTTCGCCGTGGTGGCCGACGAAGTGCGCAAGCTCGCCCAGCAATCCTCGGCCTCGGCCCAGCAGATCAACCAGCTGATCGCCGAGAGCAGCGAACGCATCGACCGCCTGAGCCAGTCACTGCGCAATCTGCGCGGAATGTAA
- the panC gene encoding pantoate--beta-alanine ligase, which translates to MQILETIASCRSARRESSRIAFVPTMGNLHEGHIALMHEARKHADTVIASIFVNRLQFGQGEDFGRYPRTFAADCEKLEAAGVDLLFAPDEAVMYPEPQHYFVEPAPAQVSILEGEFRPGHFAGVATVVLKLFSIVQPDVAVFGKKDFQQLMVISNMVREFALPIEIIRGDTVRAEDGLALSSRNGYLSDAERAEAPTLYGELVAIRDAVRAGDHDFLHLETMAIERLRERGWQPDYIAVRRQADLQPPVSERDPLVVLAAAKLGTTRLIDNLEI; encoded by the coding sequence ATGCAGATACTCGAAACCATAGCCTCCTGCCGCAGCGCACGGCGCGAATCCAGCCGCATCGCCTTCGTCCCCACCATGGGCAACCTGCACGAGGGCCACATCGCGCTGATGCACGAAGCGCGCAAGCATGCCGACACGGTCATCGCCAGCATCTTCGTCAACCGCCTTCAGTTCGGCCAGGGCGAGGATTTCGGCCGCTATCCGCGCACCTTCGCGGCCGATTGTGAAAAGCTCGAAGCCGCCGGCGTGGACCTGCTCTTCGCGCCGGACGAAGCCGTGATGTACCCCGAGCCGCAGCACTACTTCGTCGAGCCCGCACCGGCCCAGGTGTCCATCCTCGAAGGCGAATTCCGTCCCGGCCACTTCGCCGGCGTCGCCACCGTGGTGCTCAAGCTGTTCTCCATCGTGCAGCCCGACGTCGCCGTGTTCGGCAAGAAGGATTTCCAGCAGCTGATGGTCATTTCCAACATGGTGCGCGAGTTCGCCCTGCCCATCGAGATCATCCGTGGCGACACCGTGCGCGCCGAAGACGGCCTCGCCCTGTCCTCGCGCAACGGCTACCTGAGTGACGCCGAGCGCGCCGAGGCGCCGACGCTGTACGGCGAGCTGGTGGCCATCCGCGACGCCGTGCGCGCCGGCGATCACGACTTCCTGCACCTCGAGACCATGGCCATCGAGCGCCTGCGCGAGCGCGGCTGGCAACCCGACTACATCGCCGTGCGCCGCCAGGCCGACCTGCAGCCGCCGGTCAGCGAGCGCGACCCGCTGGTGGTGCTGGCCGCGGCAAAACTCGGCACCACGCGGCTGATCGACAATCTCGAGATCTGA
- the panB gene encoding 3-methyl-2-oxobutanoate hydroxymethyltransferase, which yields MTYLHNDKPVTLHALGKMRAEGRKITMLTAYDASFAAMMDRTGVDTVLIGDSLGNVIQGHKSTLPVTLEQMAYHTECVARGCKRAFILTDMPFGSYQEGPVQAMRNAARLMAAGAQMVKIEGGEHMAETVRFLVERGIPVCAHVGLTPQSVNQLGGYRVQGRDETGAEKMKADALALEQAGAAMIVLELVPSKLAAEITASLTTMATIGIGAGPDCDGQVLVLYDMLGIFPGKPARFVKNYMDGAASIEEAIANYVTEVREGAFPTAAHGY from the coding sequence ATGACCTATCTGCACAACGACAAGCCCGTCACGCTCCATGCACTGGGCAAGATGCGCGCCGAAGGCCGCAAGATCACGATGCTCACCGCCTACGACGCGAGCTTCGCCGCGATGATGGATCGCACCGGCGTCGACACCGTGCTCATCGGCGACTCGCTCGGCAACGTCATCCAGGGCCACAAGTCCACGCTGCCGGTCACGCTCGAGCAGATGGCCTATCACACCGAGTGCGTCGCGCGCGGCTGCAAGCGCGCCTTCATCCTCACCGACATGCCCTTCGGCAGCTACCAGGAAGGCCCGGTGCAGGCCATGCGAAACGCTGCCAGGCTGATGGCGGCCGGCGCCCAGATGGTCAAGATCGAAGGTGGCGAACACATGGCGGAGACCGTGCGCTTCCTCGTCGAGCGCGGCATCCCGGTATGCGCCCATGTCGGGCTCACGCCGCAGTCGGTCAACCAGCTCGGCGGCTACCGCGTGCAGGGCCGTGACGAGACCGGCGCGGAGAAGATGAAGGCCGATGCGCTGGCGCTGGAACAGGCCGGCGCGGCGATGATCGTGCTCGAACTCGTGCCCTCGAAGCTGGCCGCCGAGATCACCGCCAGCCTCACGACCATGGCCACCATCGGCATCGGCGCCGGCCCGGATTGCGACGGCCAGGTGCTGGTGCTGTACGACATGCTCGGTATCTTCCCCGGCAAGCCGGCGCGTTTCGTCAAGAATTACATGGATGGCGCGGCGAGCATCGAGGAAGCCATCGCGAACTACGTGACTGAGGTGCGCGAGGGCGCCTTCCCGACCGCAGCCCACGGCTACTGA
- a CDS encoding deoxynucleoside kinase, translating to MLDNARYIVVEGPIGAGKTSLARRLAQRLDAESLLERPELNPFLGRFYQNMDRWALPTQLAFLLQRIDELEDLEAACTDNRRVVSDFIFDKDPLFASLNLPEDQFELYRRIHAAMKPPEPRSPDLVIYLQAKPETLIGRVLQRGMQAERRITETYLERVADRYARFFYQYDAAPLFIVDAEVLNPVDQDDDFELLVERLRAMRSFREFFNYAG from the coding sequence ATGCTCGACAACGCCCGCTACATCGTCGTCGAAGGCCCCATCGGCGCCGGCAAGACCTCGCTCGCACGCCGCCTGGCGCAGCGGCTGGACGCCGAGTCGCTGCTCGAACGCCCGGAGTTGAACCCTTTCCTCGGTCGCTTCTACCAGAACATGGACCGCTGGGCGCTGCCCACCCAGCTCGCCTTCCTGCTGCAGCGCATCGACGAACTCGAAGATCTCGAAGCCGCGTGCACGGACAACCGGCGCGTGGTGTCGGACTTCATCTTCGACAAGGATCCGCTGTTCGCCTCGCTCAACCTGCCCGAAGACCAGTTCGAGCTCTACCGTCGCATCCACGCTGCGATGAAGCCGCCCGAGCCACGCTCGCCCGATCTCGTCATCTACCTGCAGGCCAAACCGGAGACGCTGATCGGCCGCGTCCTGCAACGCGGCATGCAGGCCGAACGCCGCATCACCGAAACCTATCTGGAACGCGTCGCCGACCGCTACGCGCGCTTCTTCTATCAATATGACGCCGCCCCGCTGTTCATCGTCGATGCCGAAGTGCTCAACCCGGTGGATCAGGACGACGATTTCGAACTGCTGGTCGAGCGACTGCGCGCGATGCGCAGCTTCCGCGAATTCTTCAATTACGCCGGCTGA
- the folK gene encoding 2-amino-4-hydroxy-6-hydroxymethyldihydropteridine diphosphokinase, producing MSRAFVAFGANLGDPVASFGHACAALDALPGTRLLRRSSLYRSAALGTADEQPDYLNAVVELHTTLAAAALLAHLLDIEREAGRTREAQRAPRTLDLDLLLYDDEVIREPGLEVPHPRMHERAFVLLPLAEIAPDACLPGHGAAATLLPQVAGQAIVRLTGDS from the coding sequence ATGAGCCGCGCCTTCGTCGCCTTCGGGGCGAACCTCGGCGACCCTGTCGCGAGCTTCGGGCATGCCTGTGCGGCCCTGGACGCGCTGCCCGGCACGCGACTGCTGCGGCGTTCGTCGCTGTATCGCAGCGCCGCACTCGGCACGGCGGACGAGCAGCCCGACTACCTGAACGCCGTGGTCGAACTGCACACCACGCTCGCCGCAGCGGCGCTGCTCGCGCACCTGCTCGACATCGAGCGCGAAGCCGGGCGCACGCGCGAAGCGCAGCGCGCGCCGCGTACACTCGACCTGGACCTTCTGCTCTACGATGATGAGGTGATCCGCGAACCGGGCCTGGAAGTGCCCCACCCGCGCATGCACGAGCGCGCCTTCGTGCTGCTGCCGTTGGCCGAGATCGCCCCGGACGCGTGCCTTCCCGGGCACGGCGCGGCGGCGACGCTGCTGCCGCAGGTGGCCGGACAGGCCATCGTGCGCCTAACCGGAGATTCGTGA